One window of Salvelinus fontinalis isolate EN_2023a chromosome 19, ASM2944872v1, whole genome shotgun sequence genomic DNA carries:
- the LOC129816788 gene encoding serine/threonine-protein kinase SIK2-like, translated as MTTDLNVRGVPTSKTIANYTQFESYPLEYVNQCGIMVIVKERSPGSQPNHTHGRPLQVGFYEIIRTLGKGNFAVVKLARHKVTKTQVAIKIIDKTRLNPSNLEKIYREVQIMKLLNHPHIIKLYQVMETKDMLYIVTEYAKNGEMFDYLTSNGRMSENEARKKFWQILMAVDYCHRHHIVHRDLKTENLLLDTNMNIKLADFGFGNFYNSGEPLSTWCGSPPYAAPEVFEGKEYEGPQLDIWSLGVVLYVLVCGSLPFDGPSLPALRQRVTEGRFRIPFFMSQDCENLIRKMLVVDPTKRISVAQIKQHRWMLADPTAPNQTLSMALPLTDYNSNLGDYSEPVLGIMQTLGIDRQRTIESLLSSSYNHFSAIYYLLLERDREHRALQLSRQCGPWTQKPRNTSDSGTPEVIMEDSFRTSAYPIHCKTTPPMQPEMEYDQGALFQRVVFPVEASLNQLLCNRSISPNSLLETSISEEVRPRDLEEVTNTCSSLVLPTTTTSRRHTLAEVSPHFYQCNPPCIVVSLSDGASSDSCLKSLSTPNPALRPSVGGLSAMPASGTDPRVLVSAGTQLALSSHLLPQAQASSFQEGRRASDTSLTQGLKAFRQQLRKNTRTKGLLGLNKINGLARQVCHLTSDHSSRGSRGSIGPTINEHCSMLEEVLQQQRMLQIQHQPQAPQSASTQNPLHFLSQQQPPSPTSVYATSTLFDTSASSLPQREHQHPLSPHQSLQALQHAFWQQPLESSSSSYGSSSSCSASSASSTFLSPVASAAYLLEARLHISQQPSLHPQTNLHYQSQAQSQAFTQGPLPLMARQGMWSLDSASGRESEMQELSLGGQLSSCVMVK; from the exons ATGACAACCGATTTAAATGTGAGAGGTGTACCGACATCCAAAACG ATAGCCAACTACACACAATTTGAATCGTATCCTTTGGAATACGTTAATCAGTGTGGCATCATGGTGATCGTAAAGGAGAGAAGCCCGGGGTCCCAGCCCAACCATACTCATGGAAGGCCTCTACAGGTCGGCTTCTACGAGATCATCCGCACACTGGGGAAAGGAAACTTCGCTGTGGTCAAACTGGCAAGGCACAAAGTCACCAAAACACAG GTGGCCATAAAGATCATTGACAAGACCAGACTAAACCCATCCAACCTAGAGAAGATCTACAGAGAGGTCCAGATCATGAAGCTGCTGAACCACCCCCATATCATCAAACTCTACCAG GTTATGGAGACTAAAGATATGCTGTATATTGTGACAGAATACGCCAAAAATGGAGAGATGTTCG ACTACTTGACCTCAAACGGGCGCATGAGCGAGAATGAGGCACGGAAGAAGTTCTGGCAGATCCTAATGGCGGTGGACTACTGCCACAGGCACCACATCGTTCACCGTGACCTCAAGACTGAGAACCTGCTGCTGGACACCAATATGAACATCAAATTGGCCG ACTTTGGATTTGGAAACTTCTACAACTCAGGCGAGCCCCTGTCTACGTGGTGCGGCAGCCCCCCCTATGCAGCACCCGAGGTGTTTGAGGGGAAGGAGTACGAAGGGCCACAGTTGGATATCTGG aGTTTGGGTGTGGTTCTGTACGTTCTCGTGTGCGGATCCCTTCCGTTCGACGGGCCTAGCCTTCCCGCCCTCAGACAGAGAGTCACAGAGGGGCGCTTCAGAATCCCCTTCTTCATGTCTCAAG ACTGTGAGAACCTGATCCGTAAGATGTTGGTGGTGGACCCAACCAAGAGGATCAGCGTGGCCCAGATCAAGCAGCACCGCTGGATGCTGGCTGACCCCACAGCTCCTAACCAGACCCTCAGTATGGCACTGCCCCTCACAGACTACAACTCCAACCTGGGGGACTACAGCGAGCCCGTCCTGGGCATCATGCAAACCCTGGGCATCGACCGCCAGAGGACCATCGAG TCTCTGCTGAGCAGCAGCTACAACCACTTCTCAGCCATCTACTACCTGCTgttggagagggacagggagcacCGGGCCTTGCAGCTCAGTCGCCAGTGTGGACCCTGGACCCAGAAACCCAGGAACACCTCCGACTCCGGTACCCCAGAGGTCATCATGGAGGACAGCTTCAGAACTTCAGCCTACCCCATTCATTGCAAGACCACCCCTCCCATGCAACCGGAGATGGAATATGACCAAGGTGCATTGTTCCAGCGTGTGGTGTTCCCGGTGGAAGCCAGTCTGAACCAACTGCTGTGTAACCGCTCCATCTCCCCAAACAGCCTGCTGGAGACCAGCATCAGTGAGGAGGTGCGGCCCCGTGACTTGGAGGAGGTCACAAACACCTGCTCATCCCTCGTCctgcccaccaccaccacctcccggCGACACACCCTGGCCGAGGTCTCCCCTCACTTCTACCAGTGCAATCCCCCCTGCATCGTGGTCAGCCTCTCCGACGGTGCATCGTCTGACAGCTGTCTGAAGTCCTTGTCCACCCCCAACCCTGCCCTGCGCCCTTCTGTGGGGGGGCTGTCAGCCATGCCAGCCTCTGGGACTGACCCCAGGGTGCTGGTCTCTGCCGGTACCCAGctggccctctcctctcatctcctcccccaGGCCCAAGCTTCCAGCTTCCAGGAGGGCCGCAGAGCCTCTGACACCTCCCTAACACAAG GTCTTAAAGCCTTCCGCCAACAGCTGAGGAAGAACACGCGCACTAAGGGTCTTCTGGGTCTGAATAAGATCAATGGTCTGGCAAGGCAGGTCTGCCATCTGACCTCCGACCACAGTAGCCGTGGCAGCCGGGGATCAATAGGCCCCACCATCAATGAGCACTGCAGCATGCTGGAGGAAGTTCTGCAACAGCAAAG AATGCTCCAGATCCAGCACCAGCCCCAGGCTCCTCAGTCAGCATCTACCCAGAACCCTCTGCACTTCCTGTCCCAGCAGCAGCCCCCCTCCCCCACATCCGTTTACGCCACCTCAACCCTGTTTGACACCTCCgcctcctccctcccccagaGGGAACATCAACACCCCCTTTCCCCACACCAGAGTCTCCAGGCTCTCCAGCACGCCTTCTGGCAGCAGCCTTTGgagtcatcttcctcctcctatggctcctcttcctcctgctccgCATCATCagcctcctctaccttcctctccccCGTGGCCTCCGCTGCTTACCTCCTCGAGGCTCGCCTGCACATCAGCCAGCAACCCAGCCTCCATCCCCAGACCAACCTACACTACCAATCCCAGGCCCAGAGCCAGGCCTTCACCCAGGGCCCCTTACCCCTCATGGCCAGGCAGGGGATGTGGAGCCTGGATTCAGCCTCCGGGAGAGAGTCGGAGATGCAGGAGCTGAGCCTGGGTGGGCAGCTGAGCAGCTGTGTGATGGTGAAGtaa